In Theileria parva strain Muguga chromosome 4 map unlocalized ctg_529, whole genome shotgun sequence, one DNA window encodes the following:
- the nhp2 gene encoding Ribosomal protein L7Ae/L30e/S12e/Gadd45 family protein has protein sequence MNQAMEASDNMLEDSTYVSPIARPKLAGKSLIRSLKLVKRALAVEKLAKQQKLETNSSEDLALTRLVKRGVLDVTKSLRKGLTGIVLLASDVHPVDVVSHVPVLCEELSISYAYVASKRVLSDVCHSKRPTCAVLVVKPLKDFSNRLKKLPEYDNKLDYTELYHKVDSNIRKHHPYL, from the coding sequence atgAACCAGGCTATGGAAGCATCTGATAATATGTTGGAGGATTCCACATATGTTTCACCAATTGCTAGGCCCAAATTGGCTGGAAAATCACTAATACGTTCATTGAAGCTTGTAAAAAGAGCTTTGGCAGTTGAAAAGCTTGCAAAACAGCAGAAATTGGAGACCAACAGTTCTGAAGACCTGGCACTTACAAGACTTGTAAAACGAGGAGTTTTGGACGTCACAAAGTCACTTCGTAAGGGTTTAACTGGAATTGTATTACTCGCTTCTGATGTTCATCCTGTGGATGTAGTCTCACATGTGCCAGTCCTATGTGAGGAGCTATCAATTTCCTATGCTTACGTTGCAAGTAAAAGAGTGTTATCTGATGTTTGTCACTCTAAAAGGCCAACATGTGCAGTATTAGTTGTTAAACCTTTAAAAGATTTCTCAAACAGGCTTAAAAAGTTACCAgaatatgataataaacTTGATTATACCGAACTGTACCATAAAGTCGATTCTAATATCAGGAAACATCATCCTTATCTTTAA
- the Ranbp2 gene encoding uncharacterized protein, which produces MAETLDSVVSSVTGTAEKVKKDMVDTFKSALEKSDKATENLAEKVKETFTLVSDKTKNFSENFTFDVSQSARKVADSVTESFDKMPEKVMDTLNFVSDGAQDFFGKMKHNVNELLETSTSTTVDSGVKTDSTLTTTNNTTTTVDTNSVKVENKVDKLESLKSTVESVVESMKSGMEKALQPETSSKEPEYVEEEEVVEGDWKAPKVEVKEIKVETGEENEDVFWSQRSKLYRWATDTDGSGVWKERGLGESKLLRHKETGKIRFLLRQEKTFKVVANHYVWQTNNMCKLTPNVGSDKIWVWTAQNTLEDETKVEQLALKFPNVEQAKLFKEKFDEAAEVNSKLFN; this is translated from the exons atggcAGAGACGTTGGATTCAGTAGTAAGTTCAGTGACTGGAACGGCAGAGAAGGTGAAGAAAGATATGGTCGACACATTCAAGAGCGCGCTGGAAAAGTCGGATAAAGCCACTGAAAATTTAGCAGAGAAGGTAAAAGAGACGTTTACACTCGTGTCTGACAAGACTAAGAATTTTTCGGAAAATTTCACCTTCGACGTCTCACAAAGCGCACGTAAAGTCGCAGACTCAGTCACCGAATCATTCGATAAAATGCCTGAGAAGGTGATGGATACACTCAACTTCGTCTCCGACGGAGCTCAGGATTTTTTCGGGAAGATGAAGCATAACGTTAATGAACTCCTCGAAACTAGTACTAGTACTACAGTTGACAGTGGCGTTAAAACTGATTCTACTCTTACTACCACTAACAATACTACTACTACAGTTGATACTAATAGTGTGAAAGTTGAGAATAAAGTGGATAAGTTGGAGAGTTTGAAGAGTACGGTAGAGAGTGTGGTTGAGAGTATGAAGAGTGGAATGGAGAAGGCATTACAACCTGAGACAAGTTCGAAAGAACCAGAATACGTTGAAGAAGAGGAAGTTGTCGAAGGTGATTGGAAAGCACCCAAA GTAGAAGTAAAGGAGATAAAGGTGGAGACAGGTGAGGAGAATGAGGATGTGTTTTGGAGTCAGAGATCGAAGTTGTACCGTTGGGCAACTGATACTGACGGTTCTGGAGTATGGAAGGAACGTGGACTAGGTGAATCGAAGCTACTACGTCACAAGGAGACAGGCAAGATTAGGTTCTTGCTAAGGCAGGAAAAGACTTTTAAAGTTGTAGCAAATCACTATGTGTGGCAGACTAATAACATGTGTAAACTCACACCTAACGTTGGAAGTGATAAGATTTGGGTCTGGACAGCACAAAACACTCTCGAAGATGAAACTAAAGTAGAACAACTTGCACTCAAGTTCCCAAACGTCGAACAAGCCAAACTCTTCAAGGAAAAGTTTGATGAAGCCGCTGAAGTCAACAgcaaattattcaattaa
- a CDS encoding putative integral membrane protein, with product MEVLARHESKSHSESSVWKSVFSCFLWFCLGILAAFGLKIHDKAAKVFMLIFKLNPADTISFGFNFEIISVALYFSGLLLAYIFFPVSLIWLEILLYLTLFMFLGMIIPSHMLVKNSTALSRDGIKYFFYITNAGASLGIGAITMIGMALITDRFVPGKTPMKLMFHLLGYPLGEIAAIFSEFLGRFTVYDELMAGLGANLAKFLTYKMSIILVLVLMTSIMIIFFTKFNDSDHRIWMKFNAINKSRILFRGLRRLSGQIKCIIVLLISSSLSGIFSVVSLLYLMSIYTAGDDVLLGRAKLLLFKCAFDFLGRLVSGLVGLCVERARTSTRENQENQSVAKKVICCIFSPMLLVFILVIVEVVIIMITASKASNDSNALSSPWLSHKTGIFVSSFVGLVAGLTASLVFSRGSNVNVNKGLIDDDVLMVDDVNLVRSFVLGVFLLFDCITIILIKILKLYIEGVVQNQQARAGQPPTLVP from the exons atggaGGTTTTAGCAAGGCACGAAAGTAAATCCCATTCTGAATCCTCAGTTTGGAAATCTGTGTTTTCTTGCTTTCTTTGGTTTTGTCTGGGCATTTTAGCCGCTTTCGGACTTAAAATTCACGACAAAGCTGCGAAAGTttttatgttaatttttaagcTCAATCCCGCTGACACCATATCTTTCGGCTTTAATTTTGAGATAATATCAGTTGCCTTGTACTTTTCGGGACTTTTATTAGCATATATCTTCTTTCCTGTGAGTTTAATTTGGCTAgaaatattactatacctTACTCTTTTTATGTTTTTGGGTATGATTATACCCTCCCATATGCTGGTTAAGAATTCAACTGCCCTTTCTCGTGACgggataaaatattttttttacATCACAAATGCAGGTGCTAGTTTAGGTATTGGAGCTATTACGATGATCGGAATGGCTTTAATCACCGACCGTTTTGTTCCTGGGAAAACACCAATGAAGTTGATGTTCCACCTTTTAGGATACCCATTGGGTGAAATTGCAGCCATTTTTTCAGAATTTTTGGGCAGATTCACAGTTTATGATGAGCTTATGGCCGGCCTTGGGGCTAATTTGGCCAAGTTTCTGACTTACAAAATGTCAATTATTCTCGTATTAGTTTTGATGACCAGTATAATGATTATATTTTTCACCAAATTCAATGACAGTGATCACAGGATTTGGATGAAGTTCAATGCTATTAATAAATCCAGGATACTTTTCAGGGGTCTACGTCGACTCTCAGGACAAATTAAATGCATCATTGTGTTATTAATTTCTAGTTCTCTTTCTGGAATTTTCTCAGTAGTTTCAC taCTTTATTTGATGAGTATATATACTGCTGGAGATGATGTTTTATTGGGTCGTGCCAAGTTGTTGTTATTTAAATGTGCTTTCGACTTTCTTGGCAGGTTGGTTTCAGGTTTAGTTGGCCTTTGTGTGGAAAGAGCGAGGACTTCGACGCGTGAAAACCAAGAAAATCAATCAGTGGCTAAGAAAGTTATTTGTTGTATATTTTCACCAATGTTGTTAGTTTTTATACTTGTCATTGTTGAGGTTGTCATAATTATGATCACTGCTTCCAAGGCATCTAACGATAGTAATGCCTTGAGTAGCCCTTGGTTAAGTCATAAAACTGGGATATTTGTTTCTTCATTTGTTGGTCTGGTAGCCGGTTTGACAGCCTCACTTGTATTCTCTCGTGGTTCAAATGTCAATGTAAACAAGGGTTTAATTGACGATGACGTTTTAATGGTTGATGATGTAAATTTGGTTAGAAGTTTTGTCCTTGGGGTGTTTCTACTCTTTGACTGTATTACAATCATCTtgatcaaaattttaaaattatacattGAAGGTGTCGTTCAAAATCAACAGGCTAGGGCAGGACAACCTCCTACATTAGttccataa
- the SF3B3 gene encoding Mono-functional DNA-alkylating methyl methanesulfonate N-term family protein, with the protein MPVLYNLTLKKPTGVTASVPGSFSAPKAQEFVVARAHVLELYGLNASGKLQQLVSVEAFGIVRALAAFRLTGAQRDYLVVTSDSGRIVILEYSTQTNSFKRLHCETYGKTGVRRIVPGQYLAVDPKGRALMIGAVERQKFVYILNRDSKANLTISSPLEAHKSHSVCFDLVALEVGYDNPIFASLEQSYEAIDTVQMDIQTKLTKEMETDLLRKGLSFWEMDLGLNHVVKKVTLPVDLSAHLLVPVPGGPGGVLVCCENYLVYKNLEHPDVFCSYPRRLQMAETDSLLIINYSVHRMKDFFFILLLSEYGDLYKIELSHDDTTVSEIVVRYFDTVDVASTMCILRSGYLFVGSESGDHKLYQFTALENGDKDVICTSLHPDAKNAIIAFKPRKLQNLAVVDRMNSMALAVDMKVVDVLGLNNYDIFVACGRWYDSRLKCLRYGFNTEELAFNELPGRPKAVFTIKSLESNYDEYIIISFQGNTLVLSIGEAVEEVTDSFFLTSITTLHSCHMGSTSGSVGGGIFVQVHDGGFRYLTGDVVKEWKVQTTKRVKLADNNNTQLVLVLTGGEVIYFQLTEADVLELVEVGRRNLSTEVTCLAVQHQVSGNKAEFCCCGSIDNIVRVMKLDKTLKLCSSQILGNNSLPESVALLTTSVDELYLYVGLNNGVLIRNTVDVAGNLSDQESRFLGAKPLRLKLVQYLDRQCLLLLTVKTFIVVPNYPTSGNGNLEILPVYINSTNATVTLSPSNAMLSVDSIDTFNSLLCLNGFVSILGNSLKIFRCLVNGDVFSEITIPLEYTPRKLILLPSSTLTQGALNTGVNPAVPQGPVPGQLNVLLLVVESDYNSYNTEQVEEINKEMTSIQLEGDHFEPMELKNYRAGPGKWSSCIRIINPVNMETIAKLLFTENEAATAAYSCVLNGQQLLVVGTIKNAHLYPSNNDDGNDEVESSIRVYEYDSNYANLGNTGFSIKLLHVTNTKGWIRCFNNYENKLLLCAIGSKLRMYALGRKQMLLKGEHRSLTSNGFMDIKVVGSRIYCGDIRESVQLLRLKFYGEDLGEFELTTTSTGPRWLSTMELLDYSTVIAGDKFDSLFVSRVPHNEDVVRSNYFEYHNQFHLGDIVTSLQRVRINPIHSEVVLYTTLMGSIGVLIPFVSKDELDFLQHLEMLLCNQIDTVTGREVQMFRSYYFPVQNIVDGDLCEMFTALGDEKFNVANQLNLKVAEVVKKLKNIRNRVF; encoded by the exons atgccagtattgtataatttgaCTTTGAAGAAGCCTACGGGTGTGACTGCGAGTGTTCCGGGGAGTTTTTCAGCTCCGAAGGCACAGGAATTTGTAGTTGCTCGAGCTCACGTGCTTGAACTTTATGGTTTAAACGCTTCTGGGAAATTGCAGCAACTTGTGAGTGTTGAAGCCTTTGGAATTGTAAGAGCCCTCGCAGCGTTTAGACTTACAGGAGCACAGAGAGATTATTTGGTAGTCACATCTGACAGCGGTAGAATAGTAATTCTCGAGTACTCAACACAGACAAACTCATTTAAAAGATTACATTGTGAAACGTATGGGAAAACAG GAGTGAGAAGAATAGTACCAGGACAGTATTTAGCAGTAGATCCAAAGGGAAGAGCGTTAATGATAGGCGCAGTAGAACGCCAGAAATTTGTATACATACTAAACAGAGATTCAAAAGCAAATCTTACAATCAGTTCACCACTAGAAGCACATAAAAGCCATTCAGTGTGTTTTGATCTGGTAGCTCTAGAAGTGGGTTATGATAATCCGATCTTCGCATCACTAGAACAATCTTATGAAGCCATCGACACAGTACAGATGGATATACAAACAAAGTTGACAAAGGAAATGGAAACAGATTTATTGCGTAAAGGATTGTCGTTTTGGGAAATGGATTTAGGACTGAACCATGTAGTAAAGAAAGTAACATTGCCAGTGGATTTATCAGCACATTTGTTGGTACCAGTGCCAGGAGGACCAGGAGGTGTGTTAGTTTGCTGTGAAAATTATCttgtgtataaaaatttagaaCACCCTGATGTTTTCTGTTCATACCCAAGACGTTTGCAAATGGCTGAAACCGATAGCCTATTGATCATTAACTATTCAGTGCATAGAATGAAGGATTTTTTCTTCATACTACTGTTATCAGAGTACGGAGATTTGTATAAGATAGAATTATCCCACGATGATACTACTGTGAGTGAAATAGTGGTGAGGTACTTTGATACGGTGGATGTGGCTAGCACGATGTGTATATTAAGGTCAGGGTACTTATTTGTAGGGTCAGAATCAGGTGACCATAAACTATATCAGTTCACAGCACTAGAAAATGGCGATAAGGATGTTATCTGCACAAGTTTACACCCAGACGCTAAAAATGCAATTATAGCTTTTAAGCCCAGGAAATTACAGAATTTAGCCGTCGTAGATAGAATGAATTCAATGGCACTGGCAGTGGATATGAAAGTGGTAGATGTGCTGGGATTAAACAACTATGATATATTTGTAGCATGTGGGCGCTGGTACGATTCACGACTTAAATGTTTAAGATATGGTTTTAATACTGAAGAGTTAGCATTTAATGAGTTACCAGGTAGACCGAAAGCCGTTTTTACAATTAAGTCACTTGAGTCCAACTACGATGAATATATTATCATATCATTTCAAGGCAATACGCTCGTATTATCAATTGGAGAGGCTGTTGAAGAAGTCACTGATTCATTCTTTCTCACTTCAATTACAACTCTGCACTCTTGCCACATGGGCTCCACCAGTGGCAGTGTGGGTGGTGGAATATTTGTGCAGGTGCATGATGGAGGATTTAGATATTTAACAGGTGACGTAGTTAAGGAGTGGAAAGTTCAAACAACGAAAAGAGTCAAATTAGcagataataataatacacaATTGGTATTAGTGCTAACAGGGGGTGAAGTAATATATTTCCAACTCACAGAAGCTGATGTGTTAGAGTTGGTAGAAGTGGGCAGAAGAAACTTATCTACAGAAGTGACGTGTTTAGCAGTACAACATCAAGTCTCAGGAAACAAAGCTGAGTTCTGTTGTTGCGGTAGTattgataatattgtaaGAGTTATGAAGTTGGACAAGACATTAAAGTTATGTTCATCACAAATCCTAGGGAATAATTCATTACCAGAATCAGTAGCATTGCTTACCACAA GTGTTGAtgaattatatttatacgTTGGACTGAATAACGGTGTGTTGATACGTAATACAGTTGATGTGGCTGGGAATTTAAGTGATCAGGAATCAAGATTTCTAGGCGCTAAACCGTTAAGACTTAAATTAGTCCAATATCTGGACCGTCAATGTCTGCTACTGTTGACTGTGAAGACATTTATTGTGGTGCCAAATTATCCAACTAGTGGGAATGGGAACCTCGAAATACTCCCGGTCTACATCAATTCCACTAATGCAACCGTCACATTGTCACCCAGTAACGCGATGTTGTCAGTGGATAGCATTGATACGTTCAATAGTTTACTGTGTTTGAATGGGTTTGTGAGCATATTGGGAAATAGTTTGAAGATATTCCGTTGCCTAGTTAACGGTGATGTTTTCAGTGAAATTACAATCCCATTGGAATATACACCgagaaaattaattttactaccCTCTAGCACATTAACCCAGGGTGCCCTTAATACAGGAGTTAATCCGGCAGTACCACAGGGTCCAGTGCCAGGTCAATTGAATGTGTTACTGTTGGTAGTGGAGTCAGATTACAATTCATATAACACAGAACAAGTGGAAGAGATTAACAAGGAAATGACGTCAATACAATTGGAAGGAGATCATTTTGAACCTATggaattgaaaaattacAGAGCGGGTCCAGGCAAGTGGAGTTCATGTATAAGAATCATAAACCCAGTTAACATGGAAACTATAGCAAAGTTGTTGTTTACAGAAAATGAAGCAGCGACTGCAGCATATAGTTGTGTATTAAATGGCCAACAATTGCTAGTGGTAGGAACCATCAAAAATGCACATCTATACCCATCCAATAACG ATGATGGGAACGATGAAGTGGAAAGCAGTATCCGTGTGTATGAGTATGATTCCAACTATGCAAATCTGGGTAACACAGGATTCTCAATTAAGCTGCTCCATGTAACAAACACCAAGGGCTGGATACGGTGCTTTAATAACTATGAAAATAAGTTATTGCTCTGCGCAATTGGGAGTAAACTGAGAATGTACGCCCTGGGAAGGAAGCAAATGTTACTAAAGGGAGAACACAGAAGTTTAACGAGTAACGGATTTATGGATATTAAAGTGGTAGGAAGTAGGATATACTGTGGTGATATTAGAGAAAGTGTGCAGTTACTGAGGTTAAAGTTTTACGGTGAAGATTTGGGAGAGTTTGAGTTAACAACCACAAGCACAGGCCCGAGATGGCTGTCAACAATGGAGTTACTGGATTATAGCACCGTGATTGCCGGGGATAAATTTGACTCATTGTTTGTGTCTAGAGTACCACACAATGAGGATGTTGTAAGGAGTAATTACTTTGAGTATCATAACCAGTTTCACCTAGGGGATATAGTGACGTCATTGCAGAGAGTTAGGATTAATCCCATACACTCAGAAGTGGTATTGTACACCACGCTGATGGGCTCAATTGGAGTGCTGATACCATTTGTTAGTAAGGATGAGCTGGACTTTTTGCAGCATCTGGAAATGTTACTGTGTAACCAAATTGACACAGTAACAGGAAGAGAAGTGCAGATGTTCAGAAGTTATTATTTCCCAGTACAAAATATCGTCGACGGAGATTTATGCGAAATGTTCACGGCTCTGGGAGATGAAAAGTTCAATGTCGCGAATCAATTAAATCTAAAAGTTGCAGAGGTTGTCAAGAAGTTAAAGAACATCAGAAACAGAGtcttctaa
- the GLRX5 gene encoding uncharacterized protein → MRLIRTNFRFLRFLSNFKIPSYTSISNSYTIHNYIHQGSLRSKRFFSTETEVNLEKEIEEKLKKTIETEKILIFIKGTPEDPQCKYSAKLIEILNNYKLNDYAYINVFSHELLRKCVKNISNWPTFPQLYVNGKLVGGCDIVSELHTNGQLQNLFHSNS, encoded by the exons atgagGTTAATTAGAACGAATTTTCGATTTTTGAggtttttatcaaattttaaaattccaTCTTATACTTCAATTTCTAACTCTTATACTatacacaattatatacatcAAG GGAGTTTAAGGAGTAAAAGATTCTTTTCAACTGAAACTGAAGTAAATTTGGAAAag GAGATTGAAGAAAAACTCAAGAAAACCATTGAAACTGAAAAGATCctcattttcattaaaGGAACCCCTGAAGATCCTCAATGCAAATATTCCGCCAAA TTGATAGAAATCTTGAATAATTATAAGTTGAATGATTACGCgtatataaatgtgttttcACATGAATTATTgagaaaatgtgtaaaaaacaTTAGTAATTGGCCAACTTTCCCTCAACTTTATGTCAATGGAAAACTCGTTGGGGGCTGCGATATCGTCAGTGAATTACACACCAACGGACAATTGCAGAACCTTTTCCACTCCAACAGCTGA
- a CDS encoding AP2 domain protein has protein sequence MELKRGLMNVYEILNNNKKNASLYYNRLTVVNNLRRYQNSHCWIHETTHPIQPFPNTLKCHCYQHNNTVGGAGDENNGLGNPNTGYLVSGNTFGVNGAGHGTLPEECDEVQYVKKILSEILYNNMIIDFTSSQCISIIYNNHLYLYSNLSTCKYANVVNGGNVTNCNECKVVENVQFTREQVQKALYEIVERGEDNKYGLTLLEHSSVPNLLEGIDKVQSSVKSIGILEGLIQTNNGKKSDIDNINVIHCDILLDDVNSVGNISNSASGSSTVRSIDENMENPLTFNFTGNSGNVGNSGNAGNIGGNFSAGVVDPTISPRFGPDTVAECVKYAKSLIEKACDELNSICSSLVNQLNSYCQPPLNISIRFLEHFMCFEYLIEYSCDLNSLQNTIYGMSYINKENVILHELIQPNLLSKNTILHTFNLLLNRIKLYITSKTTNAMDTTTIDDPVENTNILDARNAMDTDNAVDVDGVLEGEIGTPSPNKNNYITSNDIMRSLKMCETKIVDSSDPNSVSNSNTNTFNTNSENVSPTTHSYTTNSGVVVSDDFKTHDDSVITSKHIPDTANGDTTENNTNIISDSTDPLLTADANDVVNDVVNDVAPEPVMEERVMDIMPYWWRFYVDDNTLGEGEINGRYESMGIRRFTRSYLKEESSTPKNKKHTNGANYLLTRSASSDFSTKSNINLNSSRETLTPTDLSTNTQANEVLPCFCTNCINYISNITRILHDGDSCGDTEDKIDTTDVGLGRSLTGRLSGECNVSGVGSFETMNSDLESDDRIVNGLRRSIRTALEVGSAIKKKISSDYKPLIDTLNVALLSTFRLGEYLFTQSPNNQLSSQGVGNGSSHQLSSHGVGQGPGLGYQGSNGLGYQRSVSQGLEYINPPFGTCRSINSFTPSHQSHTNRSHESHLDSMEIIEELEDTVGELIYLDIGVDSVRSTFENDQYLNYDIMSEDDGSSFTSVSSASPKMFNKRKSPSRSRRAYRSLSSLENLPSSRRSTRDLSQTDDMYIYDMNNLSDKGEFEDWYNEDSDSSKKSVKYVQKRMPPSRPSVSNLTEIYGSQDMLIPMGPLPIGVYFDASRKLWRCQWRENGKFRTKGFSLGHYNTLADARHACIVFRCQVGNMNIQPEWLTPNYIKVSELLNRRSSQPSNNTPKKSNRKKKRQEDLYEPFS, from the exons atgGAGTTGAAAAGAGGTTTGATGAATGTATATGAAATATTGAATAATAACAAGAAGAATGCAAGTTTGTACTATAATCGTTTAACTGTTGTCAATAACCTGAGGCGTTATCAGAACAGCCACTGCTGGATACACGAAACTACACACCCGATCCAACCGTTCCCCAATACTCTCAAATGTCACTGCTATCAACATAATAACACGGTTGGTGGTGCTGGTGACGAAAATAACGGTTTGGGGAATCCTAATACTGGTTACTTGGTCAGTGGTAACACATTTGGTGTTAATGGTGCTGGCCATGGCACCCTACCTGAGGAATGTGATGAAGTACAGTATGTGAAGAAGATACTGAgtgaaatattatataataatatgataATAGACTTTACCTCATCACAGTGTATATCAATAATCTACAATAATCACTTGTACTTATACTCAAATTTATCCACATGCAAGTACGCAAATGTGGTGAATGGTGGAAATGTGACCAACTGCAATGAGTGTAAAGTTGTAGAAAACGTACAATTTACACGTGAGCAGGTCCAAAAGGCACTTTACGAAATAGTTGAAAGAGGCGAGGATAACAAGTATGGCCTAACACTGTTGGAGCACTCAAGTGTGCCAAACCTGCTTGAGGGTATCGATAAAGTACAAAGCTCCGTCAAATCCATAGGTATTCTCGAAGGTCTCATACAGACTAATAATGGCAAGAAGTCAGATATTGACAATATCAACGTCATACACTGTGACATTCTCCTTGACGACGTTAATAGTGTTGGTAATATCAGTAATAGCGCTAGTGGTAGCAGCACTGTGAGAAGCATCGATGAAAATATGGAAAATCCTCTTACCTTCAATTTTACTGGTAATTCTGGTAATGTTGGTAATTCTGGTAATGCTGGTAATATCGGTGGTAATTTTAGTGCTGGTGTTGTGGATCCTACTATTTCTCCTAGGTTTGGACCTGACACCGTAGcggaatgtgtaaaatatgcaAAGAGTTTAATTGAGAAGGCGTGTGATGAGTTGAATTCAATATGTAGTTCTTTGGTGAATCAGCTGAATTCATACTGTCAGCCGCCACTGAACATCTCAATAAGGTTTTTGGAACACTTCATGTGTTTTGAGTACCTGATTGAGTACAGCTGTGATTTGAATAGTTTGCAAAATACAATTTACGGCATGAGTTACATTAATAAGGAGAACGTCATTCTACACGAACTCATACAGCCGAATTTACTCTCGAAAAACACTATTCTGCACACCTTTAACCTCTTGCTAAATCGCATCAAATTATACATCACCAGCAAGACCACCAACGCAATGGACACTACTACAATCGATGACCCAGTTGAGAATACTAATATTTTGGACGCTCGTAACGCTATGGACACCGATAACGCAGTTGATGTGGATGGGGTGTTGGAGGGTGAGATAGGAACACCGTCACCGAACAAGAATAACTACATCACGAGCAACGATATAATGAGATCACTGAAGATGTGTGAGACTAAGATTGTTGATTCTTCAGATCCGAACAGCGTCAGTAACAGTAATACAAACACTTTCAACACCAATTCTGAAAACGTCTCACCCACCACCCACTCCTACACCACAAACAGTGGTGTGGTTGTCAGTGACGACTTTAAAACCCATGATG aTTCTGTTATCACGAGTAAACACATACCTGACACCGCTAATGGAGATACTACAGAGAACAACACCAACATAATTAGTGACTCAACTGACCCGTTACTTACCGCTGATGCTAATGATGTTGTTAATGATGTTGTTAATGATGTAGCACCTGAGCCGGTAATGGAAGAGCGTGTAATGGATATCATGCCCTACTGGTGGAGGTTTTATGTGGATGATAACACGTTGGGTGAAGGTGAAATCAATGGCAGGTACGAATCGATGGGAATAAGACGTTTCACACGTTCATATTTGAAAGAAGAATCGAGTACGCCAAAGAATAAAAAGCACACCAACGGAGCTAACTACCTGTTAACTCGGTCAGCCTCTTCAGACTTTAGCACCAAATCCAATATTAACCTCAACTCATCAAGAGAAACCCTAACACCCACTGATCTCTCAACTAACACGCAAGCCAACGAAGTTCTACCTTGCTTCTGCACCAACTGTATTAATTACATTTCAAACATTACGAGAATTCTTCATGACGGTGACAGTTGCGGTGATACTGAGGATAAAATTGACACAACAG atgTTGGGTTGGGAAGAAGTTTGACTGGTAGGTTATCAGGTGAGTGTAATGTGTCAGGAGTTGGATCATTTGAGACTATGAACAGTGATTTAGAATCAGATGATAGAATAGTTAATGGCCTGAGACGTTCAATAAGAACAGCGTTGGAAGTTGGGTCCGCCATTAAAAAGAAAATCAGCTCTGACTACAAGCCACTAATTGATACGCTTAACGTTGCTCTACTCTCAACCTTCAGACTTGGAGAATATCTTTTCACACAGTCTCCCAACAATCAGCTCTCCAGTCAAGGTGTTGGTAACGGATCCAGCCATCAACTTTCCAGTCATGGAGTTGGGCAGGGGCCTGGTCTGGGATATCAGGGTTCAAACGGACTAGGATATCAAAGATCAGTTTCTCAAGGACTAGAATACATTAATCCGCCCTTTGGCACCTGTCGCTCAATTAATTCATTCACTCCATCACACCAATCACACACTAACAGATCACACGAGTCGCATTTGGATAGCATGGAAATCATAGAGGAACTAGAGGACACTGTGGGTGAATTGATATACCTGGACATTGGAGTGGATAGTGTGAGGAGCACATTTGAGAATGACCAGTATTTAAACTACGACATCATGAGCGAAGATGACGGGTCGTCGTTCACGTCGGTGAGTTCAGCGAGTCCAAAGATGTTTAACAAGAGGAAGAGCCCGAGCAGGAGTAGGAGAGCATACAGGAGTTTAAGTAGTTTGGAGAACTTGCCAAGCAGTCGCAGAAGCACCAGGGACCTTTCGCAAACTGACGACATGTACATTTACGacatgaataatttaagcGACAAGGGTGAATTTGAAGACTGGTACAACGAGGACAGTGACTCCAGCAAGAAGAGCGTAAAGTATGTCCAAAAGAGAATGCCCCCCAGCAGACCTTCAGTTAGCAATTTAACTGAGATTTACGGTTCTCAGGACATGCTAATTCCCATGGGCCCCTTACCTATTGGTGTTTACTTTGATGCTTCTCGTAAGCTCTGGCGTTGTCAATGGCGTGAAAACGGTAAATTCCGCACCAAGGGCTTCTCTTTGGGACACTACAACACTCTTGCTGACGCTCGCCATGCTTGCATTGTTTTCAGATGCCAGGTTGGTAACATGAACATTCAGCCTGAGTGGCTGACTCCCAACTACATTAAGGTGTCGGAATTGCTCAACAGGAGATCTTCTCAGCCTAGCAACAACACCCCTAAGAAGTCCAATCGCAAGAAGAAGCGCCAAGAAGATTTATACGAACCCTTCTCATAA